In one window of Bacteroidales bacterium DNA:
- a CDS encoding YaiO family outer membrane beta-barrel protein: MTRIQKIIYYTFCCLLLSAVGYSQQKPDADSIFYNARNAAFSNKWAEARNISRYLLSLYPDYYDAMILIGKTYAWESKPDSVRLEIEPLLMVEPDNYDALDVLSNNEIWIKEYDNALKIIEKALFYYPSDENFLYKKANVYYLKGDEETATIILQELLKANPEHVAGNELLSAIRPKEVVLAEIYDRAEENVRIKNWKESRRLSRKILAEAPDYFPASLLIAQTYAFENRFDSSRLVARELYKSYPDNYDLLELMVNTEIWDKKYPDALEMVDKALVAYPEDEAFWYKKAWIQYLQKDYKNALKTLDRLFDINPRHEEGNKLYRDINENFRDYVLLESYFEYFKEPYLSRKLITSAGLSKWTKYGTYIFKTNFGEELPYESLAFQIEAEAYQNLFPTNYLYLDYAFSPNSFFPMHRAAIEFFQRLPKGLEASLGVRLLYWNKASWIYTGSISWLFQKNYLAFRPFFSYADSKWKDSYTLTYRRYFSEREDYVYVLIGYGPYNDDFIQFNPNPGDSYLAQIGLLKFITNRWFILTSLGYAYDAGYRNRFMATAGVRYYFNMFK, from the coding sequence ATGACCAGAATACAAAAAATAATATACTACACTTTTTGTTGTTTATTGTTATCGGCTGTTGGTTATAGCCAACAAAAGCCGGATGCCGATTCTATCTTCTATAATGCCCGTAATGCTGCTTTCTCTAACAAATGGGCGGAGGCAAGAAATATTTCCAGATATTTGTTGTCCTTATATCCGGATTATTATGATGCTATGATCCTGATCGGTAAAACTTATGCATGGGAATCGAAACCGGATTCCGTCCGATTAGAGATTGAACCATTGTTGATGGTTGAACCGGATAATTATGATGCACTTGATGTTTTGTCTAATAACGAAATATGGATCAAAGAATATGATAACGCACTTAAAATCATAGAAAAAGCTTTATTTTATTATCCCTCAGATGAGAATTTTCTTTATAAAAAAGCCAATGTCTATTATTTAAAAGGAGACGAAGAAACAGCAACTATAATCTTACAGGAACTTTTAAAGGCTAATCCTGAACATGTTGCCGGAAATGAATTATTGTCTGCAATCCGCCCCAAAGAGGTTGTATTGGCTGAAATATATGACCGGGCTGAAGAAAACGTACGAATAAAGAACTGGAAAGAATCCCGTCGGCTTTCCCGAAAAATCCTGGCTGAAGCTCCTGATTATTTTCCGGCATCACTTCTGATCGCACAAACATATGCATTTGAAAATCGATTTGACTCGTCCCGGCTTGTAGCACGTGAACTTTACAAATCATACCCTGATAATTATGATTTGCTTGAATTAATGGTCAACACTGAAATATGGGATAAAAAATATCCGGACGCACTTGAGATGGTTGATAAAGCCCTGGTTGCCTATCCGGAAGACGAGGCATTCTGGTACAAAAAAGCATGGATACAATACCTGCAAAAAGATTACAAGAATGCATTAAAGACCCTTGACCGTCTTTTTGATATTAATCCCCGGCATGAAGAAGGCAACAAATTATACCGGGATATTAATGAGAATTTCAGGGATTATGTGTTACTGGAGAGTTATTTCGAATATTTTAAGGAACCTTATTTAAGCCGTAAGCTGATCACCTCTGCCGGATTATCGAAATGGACAAAATATGGGACTTATATTTTTAAAACAAATTTCGGAGAGGAACTTCCCTACGAATCCCTGGCTTTCCAGATCGAAGCAGAAGCTTACCAGAATCTGTTTCCGACCAATTACCTGTATCTGGATTATGCATTTTCCCCGAACTCCTTTTTTCCTATGCATAGGGCTGCAATTGAATTTTTCCAAAGATTACCAAAAGGATTGGAGGCTTCTTTAGGGGTCCGGCTTTTATATTGGAATAAGGCCTCATGGATTTATACAGGTTCTATTTCCTGGTTATTCCAAAAAAACTATCTGGCCTTCCGGCCTTTTTTTAGTTATGCTGATTCAAAATGGAAAGATTCGTATACTCTGACCTACCGAAGATATTTCAGTGAACGGGAGGATTATGTGTATGTCTTGATTGGCTATGGTCCCTACAACGATGATTTCATACAATTCAATCCTAATCCGGGGGATTCTTATCTGGCCCAGATCGGATTGCTTAAATTTATCACAAACAGATGGTTTATTTTGACATCATTGGGATATGCTTATGATGCAGGTTACCGTAACCGTTTTATGGCAACAGCAGGAGTGAGGTATTATTTTAACATGTTTAAATAA
- a CDS encoding zinc metallopeptidase — translation MDLPLIWIIFGVFALLSWVVSSQLDRQLTKYFKIPINYGLTGRDIAQKMLAENGINDVKVQSVAGKLTDHYNPVTKTINLSEAVFYSSSVGAAAVAAHECGHAVQHARSYVWLTMRSKLVPVVSFASHWVQWVLLAGLLLLNVFPQLLLFGIILFGLTTLFSLITLPVELNASHRALIWLSNANITNYSTYPKARSALKLAAYTYVIAALSSLGMLVYYLMIYLGRQRE, via the coding sequence ATGGATCTACCACTTATTTGGATTATATTCGGGGTATTCGCTTTGTTGAGTTGGGTGGTTTCTTCTCAGTTGGACAGACAATTAACAAAATATTTCAAAATACCCATTAATTACGGACTTACAGGCAGGGATATCGCCCAAAAGATGCTTGCTGAAAACGGCATCAATGATGTAAAGGTACAATCCGTAGCAGGCAAATTGACGGATCATTATAACCCTGTAACAAAAACCATCAATCTGAGTGAAGCTGTCTTTTATAGCAGTAGTGTCGGAGCAGCAGCCGTTGCCGCTCATGAATGCGGACATGCCGTACAACATGCCCGTTCTTATGTATGGTTAACCATGCGGTCAAAATTAGTTCCTGTCGTCAGTTTCGCCTCTCATTGGGTTCAGTGGGTACTTTTAGCCGGCTTATTATTGTTAAACGTCTTTCCACAACTCTTGCTTTTCGGTATCATCCTCTTCGGTCTCACTACCTTGTTCAGTTTGATTACCCTGCCGGTTGAACTCAATGCAAGTCATAGGGCCTTGATCTGGTTGAGCAATGCCAATATCACGAATTACTCAACCTACCCTAAAGCCAGGTCCGCATTAAAATTAGCCGCCTATACTTATGTTATAGCCGCCTTGTCTTCATTGGGGATGCTTGTATATTACCTGATGATCTATCTGGGTAGGCAAAGGGAATAA
- a CDS encoding HEAT repeat domain-containing protein — MIRYIHRLGLVLLLLLCFSNISGSQQEIPAEPVLEITKDSGFLVFDAGQPSLLVRSLIIIILISIACLIILLFWILINRNKMRIMGRERGHLMMQFQALLIDFLFSDDNKKELNQIQQIANSEFNRRVLINEMIDLSINLSGDVKEKLRNLYLQLKLDQDSINKTRNSKWHIQIKGFRELAFMNITDANDRIKQTLKSKNNILRMEAQLALIRLNKDDPFGFLDYLKYPFTLWEQLNAHELIVFHNLPIPQFSRWTNSPNKTVVIFSLRMIQVFKQLESASAVIECLKHPDEKIRYTAIFVCGEIQLREALPHLKHMYKNEEYSNCLAIITAMGKMPDESMLSFLKLVLDKEEDVQLQIEAAMAINRMGEVGIAALVKLMKSEYKNYQIIIRHVLDKRIN; from the coding sequence ATGATCAGATATATACATCGATTGGGGTTGGTTTTACTATTGTTGTTGTGCTTTTCGAATATTTCGGGAAGTCAACAAGAGATACCAGCCGAACCGGTACTTGAGATAACTAAGGACAGTGGTTTTTTGGTATTTGATGCTGGTCAACCGAGTTTATTGGTTCGCTCACTGATCATCATCATCCTTATTTCGATCGCATGTCTTATCATTTTATTATTCTGGATATTGATCAACCGGAATAAAATGAGGATTATGGGAAGGGAAAGAGGACATTTGATGATGCAATTCCAGGCACTACTCATCGATTTCCTTTTTTCTGACGACAACAAAAAAGAACTAAATCAGATACAACAGATCGCTAATAGCGAATTTAACCGAAGAGTACTCATCAATGAGATGATTGATTTAAGTATCAACTTATCCGGCGATGTAAAAGAGAAACTAAGAAACTTATATCTGCAGTTGAAGCTCGACCAGGACTCTATCAATAAAACCCGTAATTCTAAGTGGCATATCCAGATCAAAGGTTTCAGGGAACTGGCATTTATGAATATCACGGATGCCAATGACCGGATAAAACAAACATTAAAAAGCAAGAACAATATCCTGCGAATGGAGGCCCAATTAGCATTGATCCGATTAAATAAAGATGATCCCTTTGGCTTTTTAGATTACCTGAAATATCCTTTTACTCTTTGGGAACAGTTAAATGCCCATGAACTGATCGTGTTCCATAATTTACCCATCCCTCAATTCTCCAGATGGACCAACTCTCCAAATAAAACGGTCGTAATATTCTCATTGCGGATGATCCAGGTATTCAAACAACTGGAATCTGCCTCTGCAGTTATTGAGTGCTTAAAGCATCCTGATGAAAAAATCCGGTACACGGCTATATTCGTTTGTGGGGAAATCCAATTGAGAGAAGCGTTGCCTCACCTCAAGCATATGTATAAAAATGAGGAATATTCTAATTGTTTGGCAATCATTACAGCCATGGGCAAAATGCCTGATGAATCGATGTTGAGCTTCCTTAAATTGGTGCTGGATAAGGAAGAGGACGTTCAATTACAGATTGAAGCCGCCATGGCTATTAACAGGATGGGAGAAGTAGGTATTGCCGCATTGGTAAAACTGATGAAGTCCGAGTATAAGAATTATCAAATCATCATAAGGCACGTACTAGATAAAAGAATCAACTAA
- a CDS encoding Hpt domain-containing protein → MTDKLYDLKKIIEISSGDDNFVREMVVTFVENVTDEIENIEQLKKNENWTTIAEISHKLVSNYAYLGADDLRTTAADIEKSVVVDHRFDEIAEKATYLCNHSKTLINKLKVDFNI, encoded by the coding sequence ATGACCGACAAACTATACGATTTAAAAAAGATCATTGAAATTTCTTCAGGCGATGATAATTTTGTCCGGGAAATGGTCGTTACATTTGTAGAGAACGTAACCGATGAAATTGAAAACATTGAACAACTGAAAAAAAATGAAAATTGGACTACCATTGCGGAGATTTCTCATAAGCTAGTGTCCAATTATGCCTATCTGGGTGCTGATGATTTACGCACAACAGCGGCTGACATCGAAAAAAGTGTAGTTGTTGACCATCGTTTTGATGAAATAGCAGAAAAGGCTACTTATTTGTGTAATCACAGTAAAACATTGATTAATAAATTAAAAGTAGATTTTAACATTTAA
- a CDS encoding response regulator transcription factor: MKLLICDDDPMTLKALEFQFKKDGYTIMKSVNGKEAQQILHDNEDIALLITDICMPMMNGLELVAYVRNTLKSQIPILVLTRVNLEDSVAHAFELGANDYLTKPFCLEEMTARVAHLLNK, translated from the coding sequence ATGAAGTTATTGATTTGTGATGATGATCCGATGACATTAAAAGCATTGGAATTCCAGTTCAAGAAGGATGGCTATACAATAATGAAATCTGTTAACGGGAAGGAAGCACAGCAAATACTTCATGACAATGAGGATATTGCTTTGTTAATTACAGATATTTGTATGCCTATGATGAATGGACTGGAACTGGTTGCTTATGTGCGCAATACATTAAAAAGCCAGATCCCGATATTGGTGTTGACACGGGTGAATCTTGAAGATTCTGTAGCTCATGCTTTTGAACTAGGTGCAAATGATTATCTGACAAAGCCATTTTGTTTGGAAGAAATGACTGCCAGGGTTGCTCATCTGCTGAATAAATGA